GCGGTCTTGAGAATGTTTTAGATGAGCACTGCATGTGATgttgatattttcttttatatattatcaaagcTCAAGGTTTTTATGGAGTTGTTAATCATATTTCTgaagaatttgatattttaatttattaaaacaaagatTGAGCAAAAAGCTCTAAACTTAAATTACACTTAAAAAGCAGAatgatttcaaaaaattattttggacaGTCAATTTTCATCGAATTAAACATACCTAAATGTTgttttgttcaaatttaatacTTCCCATTATACTTGTTTAATAGTCAGATAAAGCCAGGCCAACCCAAATAGGAGTTTTGCTTTAATTCGAGGAAAACAAAGGAAGCGCACAAAACAAAGTGAATTCAAATCATCGTTAAGCACAACCAGAAAAAATTTCAACCCCGGAAACCAGACTCAATACAGACAACAAAAACCATAGAAAGCACAACACAGCAGCGGGCACGTAGGGCGGGCGTAGctcactgtattttatttaaagaacaCGACCAAGTCCCACACTGAACTATTAGGCCACGGTAGAGAAAATTATTGTACTATAAATAGCACGTCTGCCATAAAAGGCACAATAAACGACTATACCAAGAGCTTCAGAATCACTCCTCTTCTGTCTCAGACTCGGCATTCTGGAGCCACTCGATGAAGGGCTTGGAGTTCTTCCATATCTGAGAACTCTTATTACCACCGGCTACACCCTTCTGGTACCATTCCATGATGAACTCTTCTTCCAAGATGTCATTGTCATATAGCACTTTAAGAACCAAAGCCGCCTCCTTAGCTGCCTCGAGGTTTGCCTTGCCACAGAAAGACTCGATAGAATTGAGGAGCATCATCTGCCATCCCTCTTCTCTGGCTGCTGCTGCAAGGTAGTTCTTCTTTTTAGTTACTTCCTCCGCGAACCCCTTCCCAACATCATGAAAGAGTACAGTAAAAAGGGCGTCCATGATTTCTTGGGACGTTCCAGAGAGTGAACCCAGGAAGGATTTAAGCTGAGCTGCAGATGACCCCGTATTGAGGTATTTCTTTATCTCATCAAGAAGTTTCTCATGGGCAGTGACACCATTCTCTAGTGCCTTAGCCTCACGCTCTGGAGACTTCTTCACTGACTTCTTTTCTTCATCAGTAGAAAGCATTACCATATCAGCTGTAACAGCACTCAACTGTTCTTGTATACGCTGTTGAGCAGCCTCCAGTGAAGTATCTGTTTGCCACTGcacattatcatcatcatcatcagccACCTCTTTGTTCTCATCAGCCTGGCTGTGAGTTGGGGAGTGATCCTCATCAGAATCTTTGCTTTTCTTCTTGGTTACTGCACCTTTGGGAGCAGTAGCCTTTGAAGTAGTAGTGGTAGAGGAACCTTTCTTTTTTGCCTCTTTTTTAACCTTCTTCAGCTCTTCATCAGCGGCCTCACCCTCCTTGAGTCTTTCCTTCTCAGCCCTCCTCATTGCCTTCTTGTCTTTTGAAGACTTCTTAGCCTCAGGTGGGTTTTTAAGAATGAAAGTTGTAAGCTTATCTCTCATGTCAACATCAGAAACAAACCCACACGCAGCACATTTCAGGGTAAGCATCTGTGTCTTAGTAATAACTATCTCAGTTTCAGGGTTCCCACAGCCATAGCACTGAACATACTTCTTAATGAAGTTCTCAAGAAGCCCTGCAAGCTTAGCAGTGTCATGGGCCCCATTGACAAGAGAAGTTCCAGTCTTCTCATCAAACTTGGATTGGGCTCCGAGTTcacaaccaaaatattttgtGGTGTAAGAAGCAGGTCTAGCCAAGGCCTTTGCAATTTCAACCATGTTAACCACGTTAGTCTTGATGCCATTTCCTCTCCCTTCAATCTTGGTTATCATTTTAGGCATCTTATACCTATAAAAGGCATCATCACTGTTCGAAGCACCAATATTTTGCAAAGCCATCTTGATCAAACTGAGGGAGACTGTTAATCAGAAAGGAGATATCAGATACTGGTTATCAAAATCGTGGTGAGAAATCTGTTACCAGGCTGCCTCCTTGCACTTGGAAGATGTTGCATAAAACGGAAACCCAAACTGTGTCTCTGATTGGCCTCAATATGCATGCAGCTAATTTCAGAATAGGAACTTCTATTCTTTTTTCTGGACGTGGGACAGTACTCTCCAAGCAATCCAATTGATGACAAAAAGAGAGAGGCCCGTTCAGACATAAAAGAAGACTCACAAGTAACAGACTCCACTTTGGCAATCTGCAGCAGAGCAGATTAATCTGCCAACTTCCTGAAAGACAATGACGGAGTTGATTTAGGCAAAGGTCAGAGCATAGAATATCAATAACTGGCATAAAACCATAACATGAAAATTGCTACATCAGCGAAACTTGAACATTACTAGCAAAACCATAACActacaattttcaaaattgcatGTATAATTATGCATG
This sequence is a window from Gossypium raimondii isolate GPD5lz chromosome 5, ASM2569854v1, whole genome shotgun sequence. Protein-coding genes within it:
- the LOC105769603 gene encoding eukaryotic translation initiation factor 5 gives rise to the protein MALQNIGASNSDDAFYRYKMPKMITKIEGRGNGIKTNVVNMVEIAKALARPASYTTKYFGCELGAQSKFDEKTGTSLVNGAHDTAKLAGLLENFIKKYVQCYGCGNPETEIVITKTQMLTLKCAACGFVSDVDMRDKLTTFILKNPPEAKKSSKDKKAMRRAEKERLKEGEAADEELKKVKKEAKKKGSSTTTTSKATAPKGAVTKKKSKDSDEDHSPTHSQADENKEVADDDDDNVQWQTDTSLEAAQQRIQEQLSAVTADMVMLSTDEEKKSVKKSPEREAKALENGVTAHEKLLDEIKKYLNTGSSAAQLKSFLGSLSGTSQEIMDALFTVLFHDVGKGFAEEVTKKKNYLAAAAREEGWQMMLLNSIESFCGKANLEAAKEAALVLKVLYDNDILEEEFIMEWYQKGVAGGNKSSQIWKNSKPFIEWLQNAESETEEE